In one Bacillus sp. PK3_68 genomic region, the following are encoded:
- a CDS encoding amidohydrolase, protein MIFKNGDVYTVDKDRSWAEAVAIKDDKILYVGDNKGVAAFKGDNTKVMNLKGKMLMPGFIDSHNHAYLMAESLFWLSLNPYTTVEERQQAIKDYLKGHLNIKQLRGVGWDEIKRDSESRGVTPKELLDQVVPDIPAVFIANSHHSILVNSKALEMAGIDENTPDPQGGTIERDPKTGEPTGILHEFSAQNLVINALPQPDFTVQQYKETILTWQKIAAEDGITSTFVPIHYPTENLLKAFEDLDNERKLTVRYDLGLWADENKGTEQIGKLKELRDKYQGKSYRVDTIKIFADGVGEHKLVWDQDVLEETVAALDKEGFRVYIHAIGDQGFYPSHNALSAFEYAAEANGKRDSRHVITHIDWVKEDDVTRFKNLGVIPAPQPAWFGKGWYQGVSGEQLKNLNRLNSYFEAGIPVASSSDFPSTDTFKRDMYPLTGLEVGITRLDPDTTTEADLNKVAWPKEKATLEEMITSYTINGAHLIFQEDERGSIEVGKKADLVVLDKNLFEIPVTTIGEAKVLLTLFEGKEVFRHPTLINAPYIKTLVEQFKKDGEISNHGAARSLQAHLDQAVRLEKREAAERVVKHMQKFNELLDKHKKNKWISENAYNTLKTHTDSLIKKWQKDCKKD, encoded by the coding sequence TTGATTTTTAAAAATGGGGATGTGTACACCGTTGATAAAGATCGAAGTTGGGCGGAAGCAGTTGCGATTAAGGATGACAAGATTCTCTATGTTGGTGATAACAAGGGGGTTGCAGCTTTCAAAGGCGACAACACCAAAGTGATGAACTTAAAGGGAAAAATGCTTATGCCTGGATTTATTGATAGCCATAACCATGCGTATCTTATGGCGGAAAGTCTTTTTTGGCTGAGTCTTAATCCTTATACCACTGTAGAAGAACGTCAACAGGCTATCAAGGATTATTTAAAGGGACATCTCAATATTAAACAATTACGCGGTGTAGGCTGGGATGAAATTAAACGCGATAGTGAATCCAGAGGGGTCACTCCTAAAGAATTGCTTGATCAAGTTGTCCCTGATATACCTGCTGTCTTCATTGCAAATAGTCACCATAGTATATTGGTCAACTCAAAGGCACTAGAGATGGCAGGGATAGACGAAAATACCCCTGATCCGCAGGGAGGAACGATTGAACGTGATCCTAAAACAGGAGAGCCTACAGGGATTTTGCATGAATTTTCCGCCCAAAACCTTGTGATTAACGCTCTTCCTCAACCAGATTTTACAGTACAGCAATATAAAGAGACGATCCTAACTTGGCAAAAAATAGCTGCTGAAGATGGAATCACTTCGACATTTGTACCGATTCACTATCCAACCGAAAATCTGCTTAAAGCATTTGAAGATCTGGATAATGAGAGAAAATTGACTGTAAGATACGATTTAGGTTTATGGGCTGATGAAAACAAAGGAACGGAACAGATTGGAAAATTAAAAGAATTACGCGACAAATATCAAGGAAAATCGTACAGGGTAGATACCATTAAAATATTTGCTGACGGTGTCGGTGAACACAAACTGGTTTGGGATCAAGATGTTTTAGAGGAGACCGTGGCTGCTTTGGATAAAGAAGGTTTTCGCGTCTATATCCATGCGATTGGCGATCAGGGATTTTACCCATCTCATAATGCTTTAAGTGCTTTTGAATACGCGGCTGAAGCAAACGGCAAAAGAGATTCCCGTCATGTGATTACCCATATAGACTGGGTTAAAGAAGATGATGTTACCCGGTTTAAGAATTTGGGAGTCATACCTGCTCCTCAGCCTGCATGGTTTGGTAAAGGCTGGTATCAGGGTGTGAGTGGCGAGCAGCTGAAGAACCTTAATCGATTGAATAGCTATTTTGAAGCCGGAATACCCGTTGCTTCATCGAGTGATTTTCCTTCAACAGATACTTTTAAAAGAGATATGTATCCTTTAACGGGATTAGAAGTAGGGATAACAAGATTGGATCCGGACACAACCACTGAAGCCGATCTAAATAAAGTAGCATGGCCTAAGGAAAAAGCTACTCTCGAGGAGATGATTACAAGCTATACAATTAACGGAGCCCATTTGATTTTCCAAGAAGATGAAAGAGGCTCTATAGAGGTGGGGAAAAAAGCGGACTTGGTTGTTTTGGACAAAAATCTCTTTGAGATTCCTGTAACGACAATTGGCGAAGCGAAAGTTTTGCTGACTTTGTTCGAAGGGAAAGAAGTATTCCGTCATCCTACGCTTATTAACGCACCCTATATAAAAACTCTTGTTGAACAATTCAAAAAGGATGGGGAAATTTCCAATCATGGTGCTGCCCGGTCCTTGCAGGCCCATTTGGATCAAGCGGTACGTTTGGAAAAACGAGAAGCAGCAGAAAGAGTGGTCAAGCACATGCAAAAGTTTAACGAGTTGCTTGACAAGCATAAAAAAAATAAGTGGATATCTGAGAATGCGTATAACACACTTAAAACTCATACAGATTCTTTGATTAAGAAGTGGCAAAAAGATTGCAAGAAAGACTAG
- a CDS encoding MerR family transcriptional regulator has translation MRISSFAKKFNVSIDTIRYYMNLGLLIPVKTGTYYDFDQTCEDDMKIITELKSFEFTLNEIREIIDLKRITLLRDHEDLALYMQMLERKKEEISFEISKLYSTIQEIDQKIDAVRQKETSKPGTGFSLSFIPFLRCPVCSGPFQFQNALIDNDSIIDASIHCTCGYHAEVHKSILYAPDLDDSTQNSAYLYEQKTVKEISPELVKVIEKCSLFTYQKLKNVDLENKVVMEPCIDTFVFLPKYLHLLPENAYYIFCGSKQEMVEKLKAKIDSINPALKVLYIVNSSLHLPLANKSVDYLIDSISFNDYALFNHVFPLAKLTKLCKEDATIIGCLAYYKQGAKSIRKMKELYPSAYLKNFEKDFIKVNISNYQFQLTETLLIGEVKKPGIYIEHHVEEESMIFEGYIAKEENHRE, from the coding sequence ATGAGAATTAGTTCATTTGCTAAAAAATTCAATGTATCTATTGATACGATTCGCTACTATATGAATCTTGGATTGCTTATACCTGTAAAAACAGGGACATATTATGATTTTGATCAAACATGTGAAGACGATATGAAAATCATTACTGAATTAAAATCGTTTGAATTTACATTAAATGAAATCAGGGAAATCATTGATTTAAAAAGGATTACATTGCTGCGTGACCATGAAGATTTGGCTCTCTACATGCAAATGCTTGAACGAAAAAAAGAAGAAATTTCCTTTGAAATTTCTAAACTTTACTCGACGATACAAGAAATTGATCAGAAAATTGATGCCGTTCGCCAAAAGGAAACCAGCAAACCAGGAACGGGTTTTTCTTTGTCGTTTATCCCTTTTCTGCGTTGCCCTGTTTGTTCCGGTCCTTTTCAATTTCAAAACGCACTGATTGATAATGATTCGATTATCGATGCTTCTATTCATTGTACATGCGGCTATCATGCAGAAGTTCATAAAAGCATATTGTATGCTCCTGACCTCGATGACTCCACTCAAAATAGCGCATACTTGTATGAGCAAAAAACGGTAAAAGAAATAAGCCCTGAACTCGTCAAAGTGATTGAAAAATGCAGTCTCTTCACTTATCAAAAACTGAAAAATGTCGATTTAGAAAATAAAGTTGTTATGGAACCTTGCATTGATACCTTTGTATTTCTGCCGAAGTATTTACATCTGTTACCGGAGAATGCCTATTACATCTTTTGCGGCAGTAAACAAGAAATGGTCGAGAAGCTGAAGGCGAAAATTGACTCAATCAATCCAGCTTTGAAAGTCCTTTATATTGTCAACTCGTCTCTTCATTTGCCATTGGCAAATAAGAGCGTTGACTATCTTATTGATAGCATTTCCTTCAACGACTATGCACTATTTAATCATGTTTTTCCTCTTGCAAAGCTCACAAAGCTTTGTAAAGAAGATGCCACAATTATTGGATGCCTCGCTTATTATAAACAAGGCGCAAAATCTATACGTAAAATGAAGGAACTCTATCCGAGTGCCTATCTTAAAAACTTTGAAAAGGATTTTATCAAAGTTAATATCAGTAACTATCAATTTCAGCTAACAGAGACTCTTTTAATCGGCGAGGTAAAAAAGCCGGGGATCTATATTGAGCATCATGTTGAGGAAGAAAGTATGATTTTCGAAGGGTACATCGCTAAAGAGGAGAACCACAGAGAATAA
- a CDS encoding amino acid permease → MASAYPVAGSAYTYVQKSISPFAGFLVGWSILVDYLLLPMVNYLIFGTFLHAAIPGVPKFIWILGMIILVTFVNVRGVKLATKVNFLINAFSALFIILFCFFLSNIWLQMKALSPCLH, encoded by the coding sequence ATGGCCTCCGCTTATCCAGTAGCTGGTTCTGCTTATACGTATGTGCAGAAATCCATCTCTCCGTTTGCTGGTTTTTTGGTAGGATGGAGTATTCTGGTTGACTATTTACTTCTTCCGATGGTCAATTATTTGATTTTTGGTACATTTTTGCATGCCGCTATACCAGGTGTTCCTAAGTTTATTTGGATTTTGGGGATGATTATCCTAGTTACATTTGTGAATGTGAGAGGAGTCAAACTAGCCACCAAAGTCAATTTTCTTATCAATGCTTTTTCTGCTTTATTTATTATTTTATTTTGCTTTTTTCTATCAAATATATGGTTACAAATGAAGGCGCTTTCTCCTTGTTTACATTGA
- a CDS encoding APC family permease: MDSMFLFLGFDSITTFAEEVKNPTKVLPKAILIITFSGGAIFTLVAYLAQIVYPNYASFSDPDSASYVIIQSVGGSLLASLFIVMISIGCFGSAMVSQASVGRLLYSMGRDGVLPKRIFGFIHPKYKTPFNNLLIVSAISLASLFINMATATSLINFGALLAFTCVNLSVIAHFYLRRKERSITGIIQYLLFPIVGMVSDVWLLCNLASYSLTLGIVWFCIGLVYLMVITKAFKQRPPEIQMDSVENL, encoded by the coding sequence ATCGATTCTATGTTTCTCTTTTTAGGATTTGATTCAATTACTACATTCGCGGAAGAAGTTAAGAACCCCACAAAAGTTCTGCCCAAGGCCATTCTGATTATTACTTTTTCAGGCGGAGCTATCTTTACGCTAGTTGCATACTTAGCGCAGATTGTCTATCCGAATTATGCCTCGTTTAGTGATCCCGATTCCGCATCATACGTGATCATTCAGTCTGTGGGCGGGAGCCTTTTGGCCTCGTTGTTTATCGTAATGATTTCTATTGGCTGTTTCGGATCAGCAATGGTTTCTCAGGCAAGTGTGGGACGTTTGCTTTATTCAATGGGCCGGGATGGGGTATTACCAAAAAGAATTTTCGGCTTTATTCATCCAAAATATAAAACACCCTTTAACAATCTGTTAATTGTTAGTGCGATTAGTTTGGCTTCCTTATTTATTAATATGGCAACCGCTACTTCGCTGATCAACTTTGGTGCTCTTCTCGCTTTCACTTGCGTTAATCTATCCGTGATCGCTCACTTTTATTTGCGACGAAAGGAACGTTCCATTACTGGAATAATTCAATACCTGCTGTTCCCGATTGTTGGAATGGTTTCGGATGTTTGGCTTCTTTGTAATCTTGCTTCCTATTCTCTGACATTGGGCATCGTGTGGTTTTGTATTGGATTGGTTTATTTAATGGTGATAACGAAAGCGTTTAAACAAAGACCTCCAGAAATCCAAATGGATTCTGTAGAAAATCTCTAA
- a CDS encoding amidohydrolase, which produces MNADLILTGNKVFTGLADHPEEAAIVIQGNQIIAVCSIEESKSYAGKETKQYDFHNQLILPGFHDAHLHVMLGSLFSNFSVDLAEAASEEEAAKMVKEFADKRPNDDWIIGNGWDSGNWEKKEFPSRFSLDEVIPDRPVLLFHAEGHYAWVNSKALEIARITSQTENPTFGTILKDEQGEPSGMLIETAVSLVADIALAFSKERQYELLNGFLQQAKREGITSVNDLYAQRALEKLESFDTFKEFDEAGRLTTRIHLYPALNGDLNRVKQLRERFNSDKLRLAGLKQYIDGVITGYTAYMLDPYLDKPETKGHVAFSPEMIKSWVVEADREGFQIRFHAIGDGAVQLGLDAFEEAQKINGQRDSRHALEHVEVINPNDLSRFKELGVIASIQPSHLALMPRASVTSRVKEENSRISILVSHCKMQAQP; this is translated from the coding sequence ATGAATGCAGATTTGATCCTAACAGGAAATAAAGTATTTACCGGCCTTGCTGATCACCCGGAAGAGGCAGCAATCGTCATTCAAGGAAATCAAATTATCGCTGTATGTTCCATTGAAGAAAGTAAGTCTTATGCGGGGAAAGAAACAAAGCAATATGACTTCCATAACCAACTGATTCTCCCAGGGTTCCATGATGCTCATCTGCATGTAATGCTTGGCAGCCTTTTTAGCAATTTTAGTGTTGATTTAGCGGAAGCGGCCTCTGAAGAAGAAGCAGCAAAGATGGTGAAGGAATTTGCGGATAAGAGACCAAATGACGATTGGATTATCGGTAATGGATGGGATAGCGGAAATTGGGAGAAGAAAGAGTTTCCTAGCCGCTTCTCTCTAGATGAGGTTATTCCTGATCGTCCGGTTCTGCTTTTTCATGCCGAAGGACACTATGCCTGGGTAAACAGCAAAGCTTTGGAAATTGCCAGAATAACCAGCCAAACAGAGAATCCTACCTTTGGAACTATTTTGAAGGACGAACAGGGAGAACCTTCAGGTATGTTAATTGAAACAGCCGTTTCTTTGGTGGCGGATATTGCCCTTGCTTTTTCTAAAGAAAGACAATATGAGCTGTTGAATGGATTTCTTCAGCAGGCTAAAAGAGAAGGAATCACTTCCGTAAACGATTTGTACGCCCAGCGTGCTCTTGAAAAGCTGGAAAGTTTTGATACCTTTAAGGAATTTGACGAAGCTGGCCGTCTAACGACCCGTATCCATCTTTACCCTGCTTTGAACGGAGATTTAAATAGGGTAAAACAATTACGGGAGAGATTTAATTCAGACAAATTAAGATTAGCGGGACTAAAACAATATATTGATGGTGTTATTACCGGTTATACCGCTTATATGCTTGATCCCTATCTTGATAAACCAGAAACAAAAGGGCATGTCGCTTTTTCGCCGGAAATGATCAAGTCCTGGGTAGTAGAAGCGGACCGAGAGGGTTTTCAAATTCGCTTTCATGCGATTGGGGATGGAGCGGTTCAGCTAGGATTAGATGCGTTTGAAGAGGCACAAAAAATAAATGGACAGCGGGATTCCCGCCATGCTTTAGAACATGTCGAAGTCATTAATCCGAATGACCTTTCACGTTTTAAAGAGCTGGGTGTCATTGCATCCATACAGCCTTCTCATCTTGCTTTGATGCCGAGAGCCAGTGTTACATCCCGTGTGAAGGAGGAAAATTCCCGTATCTCTATACTTGTAAGTCATTGCAAGATGCAGGCGCAGCCCTAG
- a CDS encoding amidohydrolase family protein, translating into MQDAGAALAFGTDFPIAPLSPILQIFHAVTRVDYTGKDTWNEQERVGIAEALRAYTKGAAYSVHREKELGTLEPDKLADIVVLDHDLFAVPLEKIPETKVKMTIMDGEIVFTDLEQQANVATNYAIKE; encoded by the coding sequence TTGCAAGATGCAGGCGCAGCCCTAGCTTTCGGAACAGATTTTCCGATCGCACCGTTGAGCCCTATTCTACAAATTTTTCATGCCGTCACCAGAGTCGATTACACTGGGAAAGACACATGGAATGAGCAAGAACGGGTCGGGATTGCGGAGGCACTCCGGGCTTATACAAAAGGGGCAGCTTACAGCGTACATCGGGAGAAGGAGCTAGGCACATTGGAGCCAGACAAGCTTGCTGATATCGTTGTTCTCGACCATGACCTCTTTGCTGTTCCGCTTGAGAAAATACCTGAAACAAAAGTGAAAATGACCATCATGGACGGTGAAATCGTCTTCACTGATCTTGAACAACAAGCAAATGTCGCAACAAACTATGCAATTAAGGAATAA
- a CDS encoding cupin domain-containing protein, with protein sequence MPKQELEFTSYTKFEVEHFENVKGLSQRVIAEDPESRVATRILQFEPNTDTSPNGVQIHDFWEELIIIEGSIIDLQLNEEFTEGMVATRPPGMKHGPWKSPKGCKIFEVRYYTT encoded by the coding sequence TTGCCAAAACAAGAACTTGAATTTACTAGTTATACAAAATTCGAAGTAGAACATTTCGAAAATGTTAAAGGATTATCTCAAAGAGTGATTGCTGAAGATCCGGAGAGTAGAGTGGCAACTCGTATTTTACAATTTGAGCCTAACACAGATACATCACCAAATGGAGTGCAAATTCATGACTTTTGGGAAGAGCTGATCATCATCGAGGGTTCAATTATTGATTTGCAATTAAACGAAGAATTTACAGAAGGAATGGTTGCTACCCGTCCCCCGGGCATGAAACATGGTCCTTGGAAATCGCCAAAGGGATGCAAGATTTTTGAAGTCCGTTATTACACTACATAA